The following proteins are encoded in a genomic region of Burkholderia cepacia:
- the icmH gene encoding type IVB secretion system protein IcmH/DotU, whose protein sequence is MSLFTAEPQSHGGVLASPSVATRLRMVEQSINPLLEAARVLLGALANQPEILDADSVVRRRRWLEQEIRLFTRICGELNLRPEHVRSASYCLCSALDESAMQTCWGKGDGTGVEWQANGLAISMGHDRQGGDRVFQLIDEALRSPRENLDLIELCQNILDLGFRGRYRFERDGQKRLKVVREHVHDVVVTGGVGMSHVSEPVRQMRRTVDPWVRPLATRRSSRIGAVVGTAIALLSGAAGYAVVDHWAGSREVQRVSSFDVLARNLEQRLRDDVAAGNVELIRDPARNTLTLRFGGMFVPGGVEVAPWGAFVVASAGREIAAMTEGAVIRVTGFADSTPANSTRQVSNLALSEMRARHVARILVAAGVPVPSISVEGRGDAESLADNSTESGRARNRRVEMTVSE, encoded by the coding sequence ATGAGTCTCTTCACAGCCGAACCGCAAAGCCATGGCGGGGTATTGGCGTCGCCATCTGTCGCTACAAGGCTCAGGATGGTGGAGCAGTCGATCAACCCGCTGCTCGAAGCCGCGCGCGTCCTGCTGGGCGCGTTGGCCAATCAGCCCGAAATACTCGATGCCGATTCGGTTGTCAGACGGCGACGGTGGCTGGAGCAGGAAATCCGGCTATTTACGCGGATTTGCGGTGAACTCAACCTCCGACCGGAGCATGTCCGGAGCGCAAGCTATTGCTTGTGCTCGGCGCTCGACGAGTCTGCGATGCAGACGTGTTGGGGAAAAGGAGACGGAACCGGTGTCGAATGGCAAGCCAACGGACTGGCTATCTCGATGGGTCACGATCGTCAGGGGGGCGACCGCGTTTTCCAACTGATCGACGAGGCGTTGCGCAGTCCGCGCGAGAACCTCGATCTGATCGAGTTGTGTCAAAACATACTCGATCTTGGCTTTCGCGGGCGTTACCGATTCGAGCGTGACGGTCAGAAGCGCTTGAAGGTCGTGCGTGAGCACGTGCACGACGTGGTTGTGACGGGGGGAGTGGGCATGAGCCACGTAAGCGAGCCGGTCAGACAAATGCGACGGACGGTCGATCCGTGGGTGCGTCCCTTGGCGACGCGCCGGTCGTCGCGCATTGGGGCTGTTGTCGGTACAGCCATTGCGTTGCTGTCGGGCGCCGCGGGATATGCCGTGGTGGACCATTGGGCCGGTTCGCGAGAGGTGCAACGCGTGTCGTCGTTTGACGTGCTGGCTCGCAATCTGGAACAGCGGCTCCGCGACGACGTTGCAGCAGGGAATGTCGAACTGATCCGAGATCCTGCGCGCAATACCTTGACGCTTCGCTTTGGCGGCATGTTTGTGCCGGGTGGTGTGGAGGTGGCGCCTTGGGGGGCTTTCGTCGTGGCCTCGGCCGGACGGGAAATCGCGGCGATGACCGAAGGCGCGGTCATCCGGGTGACCGGATTCGCGGATAGCACACCGGCCAATTCCACACGTCAGGTTTCCAACCTGGCGCTTTCCGAAATGCGTGCCCGACATGTTGCCCGGATTCTTGTCGCGGCTGGCGTACCGGTGCCGAGTATCAGCGTGGAAGGACGCGGGGATGCCGAGTCGCTGGCGGACAACAGTACCGAGTCGGGAAGGGCCAGGAATCGTCGCGTCGAAATGACGGTTTCTGAATAA
- a CDS encoding MurR/RpiR family transcriptional regulator, with product MGTSIRALLLSQMDSFTPSEQKVAQALLDRYPSLGLGPIAQFAKQAEVSDPTVFRFVVRIGFPNYSSFQQALHDEIDTAMNSPLARMDAFHSETGMRDSHSAIFQRLSESLATMIEGLDAAAFDAAVALLADPDVRIFCGGGRYTAPLASLFSFTLAYARPHVQAVEPNVNLASVALADMGRDDVLVIFDFRRYQKDSIRFAQAAHRLGTRILLITDEWRSPIGAFAEIVLRIQGRPFAMLQTNVPALALSEALVIGVTNRLPELARQRMEKIEQLNTGGIEQDTNQRDLPE from the coding sequence ATGGGGACGAGCATCAGGGCGTTGCTGTTATCCCAGATGGATAGCTTCACGCCGTCGGAACAGAAGGTTGCGCAGGCGTTGCTGGATCGCTATCCCAGTCTCGGGCTGGGCCCCATCGCGCAATTTGCGAAACAGGCGGAAGTCAGCGACCCGACCGTGTTCCGCTTCGTCGTCCGGATCGGCTTTCCGAACTACTCGTCGTTCCAGCAGGCGCTGCACGACGAGATCGACACCGCGATGAATTCACCGCTCGCGCGGATGGACGCGTTCCATTCGGAAACGGGCATGCGCGACAGTCATTCGGCGATTTTCCAGCGGCTGTCCGAATCGCTCGCGACCATGATCGAAGGACTCGATGCGGCGGCATTCGACGCCGCGGTGGCGCTGCTCGCCGATCCGGACGTGCGCATCTTCTGCGGCGGCGGACGCTATACGGCGCCGCTCGCGTCGCTGTTTTCGTTCACGCTTGCCTATGCGCGGCCGCATGTGCAGGCGGTCGAACCGAACGTGAATCTCGCGTCGGTCGCGCTGGCCGACATGGGGCGCGACGACGTGCTCGTGATCTTCGATTTTCGCCGCTACCAGAAGGACAGCATCCGCTTCGCGCAGGCTGCGCACCGGCTCGGTACGCGGATCCTGCTGATCACCGACGAATGGCGCTCGCCGATCGGCGCATTCGCGGAAATCGTGCTGCGGATCCAGGGGCGCCCGTTCGCGATGCTGCAGACCAACGTGCCGGCACTGGCGCTCTCAGAAGCGCTGGTGATCGGCGTGACGAACCGGCTGCCGGAGCTGGCAAGGCAACGGATGGAGAAGATCGAGCAGCTCAATACCGGAGGGATCGAGCAGGATACGAATCAGCGGGATTTGCCGGAGTGA
- the ggt gene encoding gamma-glutamyltransferase, which translates to MRRLAVLTLLSAMSVSAFAASAPAVEAKNGMVVSSQHFASQIGVDILKEGGNAVDAAVAVGYAQAVTNSCCGNIGGGGFMTVHLADGRDRFINFRETAPAAASANMYLDAAGNVIPDESLYGYRAVGVPGTVAGLDLAQRKYGKLTRKQVMAPAIQLARDGFVLTRGDTDILDTTVERFKKDPEAARIFLRPDGTPLQPGDRLVQKDLARTLERIAEQGPDAFYHGEIPKIVEAAAKRGGGVITAADFASYRAQDIAPLTCTYRGYEFVSAPPPSSGGVTMCETLNILEGYDLRKLGYQSASVVHYMTEAMRHAYEDRNTLLGDPNFIDNPVAKLTSKQYAAEIRKHISGEMATASVDVQPGVGVHEKPETTHYSIIDRDGNAVSTTYTVNGRFGAVVIAPGTGFFLNDEMDDFTVKVGAQNLFGLVQGTRNSIAPGKRPLSSMAPTIVKKDGKVFMVVGSPGGSRIITITLQTVLNVIDYGMTPQDAVDAPRVHHQWLPDEVYYETRGLSPDTLSILRNMGYKMVEQTPWGAAELIMVGLPGTEAASRQSSGNDSSVSGNVRVGYIYGVNDPRRPAGSAIGY; encoded by the coding sequence ATGAGGCGGCTCGCAGTACTCACCCTGTTGTCGGCCATGAGCGTGAGCGCGTTCGCTGCGTCCGCCCCCGCGGTCGAAGCGAAGAACGGCATGGTCGTGTCGTCGCAGCACTTTGCGTCGCAAATCGGCGTCGACATCCTCAAGGAAGGCGGCAACGCGGTCGATGCGGCGGTGGCGGTCGGTTATGCGCAGGCCGTGACCAACTCGTGCTGCGGCAACATCGGCGGCGGCGGTTTCATGACCGTCCACCTGGCCGACGGCCGCGACCGCTTCATCAATTTCCGCGAGACCGCGCCGGCCGCGGCGTCCGCGAACATGTATCTCGATGCGGCAGGGAACGTCATTCCGGACGAAAGCCTGTACGGCTATCGCGCGGTCGGCGTGCCGGGCACGGTGGCCGGCCTCGATCTCGCGCAGCGCAAGTACGGGAAGCTGACGCGCAAGCAGGTGATGGCGCCGGCGATCCAGCTGGCGCGCGACGGCTTCGTGCTGACGCGCGGCGACACGGACATCCTCGACACGACGGTCGAGCGCTTCAAGAAGGACCCGGAAGCCGCCCGCATCTTCCTGCGGCCGGATGGCACGCCGCTGCAGCCGGGCGACCGCCTGGTGCAGAAGGACCTGGCCCGTACGCTCGAGCGCATCGCGGAGCAGGGGCCCGACGCGTTCTATCACGGCGAGATCCCGAAGATCGTCGAAGCGGCGGCCAAGCGCGGCGGCGGCGTGATCACGGCCGCCGATTTCGCGTCCTACCGCGCGCAGGACATTGCGCCGCTGACGTGCACGTATCGCGGCTACGAGTTCGTGTCGGCCCCGCCGCCGAGCTCGGGCGGCGTGACGATGTGCGAGACGCTGAACATCCTCGAAGGGTATGACCTGCGCAAGCTCGGCTACCAGTCGGCGTCGGTGGTGCACTACATGACCGAGGCGATGCGGCACGCATACGAAGACCGCAACACGCTGCTGGGCGATCCGAACTTCATCGACAATCCGGTCGCGAAGCTGACCAGCAAGCAATATGCAGCGGAGATCCGCAAGCACATCAGCGGTGAAATGGCGACTGCATCGGTCGACGTGCAGCCGGGTGTCGGCGTGCACGAGAAACCGGAAACGACGCACTATTCGATCATCGACCGCGACGGCAATGCGGTGTCGACGACCTATACGGTCAACGGCCGCTTCGGTGCCGTGGTGATCGCGCCGGGCACGGGGTTCTTCCTGAACGACGAGATGGACGACTTCACCGTGAAGGTCGGTGCGCAGAACCTGTTCGGTCTCGTGCAGGGCACGCGCAACTCGATCGCGCCGGGCAAGCGTCCGCTGTCGTCGATGGCGCCGACCATCGTGAAGAAGGACGGCAAGGTGTTCATGGTGGTCGGTTCGCCGGGCGGGTCGCGCATCATCACGATCACGCTGCAGACCGTGTTGAACGTGATCGACTACGGGATGACGCCGCAGGATGCGGTCGACGCGCCGCGCGTCCATCATCAGTGGCTGCCCGACGAGGTCTACTACGAGACCCGCGGCCTGTCGCCCGACACGCTCTCGATCCTGCGCAACATGGGCTACAAGATGGTCGAGCAGACGCCCTGGGGCGCGGCCGAGCTGATCATGGTCGGCCTGCCGGGCACTGAAGCGGCGAGCCGCCAGAGTTCCGGCAACGATTCGTCGGTGTCCGGTAACGTGCGCGTCGGCTACATCTACGGCGTCAACGACCCGCGCCGTCCGGCCGGCTCGGCGATCGGCTACTGA
- a CDS encoding dicarboxylate/amino acid:cation symporter → MNKRMSAAGWILLAMAAGILVGYLIYTQFPDKQSAAEIAGYISLVSDVFLRLIKMVIGPLVFSTLVVGIAHMGDASSVGRVFVKALGWFVTASLISLLLGLLMANLLRPGENLGLPLPDIGASAHLATSKFTLKDFVGHMVPKSFAEAMANNEILQIVVFSMFFGVALSALGERGKILVAAIDQLAHVMLKITGYVMKLAPLAVMAAMASTVAINGLSILLKFAVFMGDFYVSLVLLWTTLVAAGLLFLGRRVFRLLVLIKEAFMLSFATASSEAAYPKILDALDRFGVRRKISSFVMPMGYSFNLDGSMMYCTFASLFIAQAYNIHLSLGTQVTMLLILMLTSKGMAGVPRASLVVIAATLHQFNIPEAGLLLILGVDTFLDMGRSATNAVGNSIASAVVAKWEGELMSESEALAHAAHLDAELERQNRDPAYVAGQTTST, encoded by the coding sequence ATGAACAAACGAATGTCCGCGGCAGGCTGGATCCTGCTCGCGATGGCGGCCGGCATCCTCGTCGGCTACCTGATCTACACGCAGTTTCCGGACAAGCAGTCGGCCGCGGAAATTGCCGGCTACATCTCGCTCGTGTCCGACGTGTTCCTGCGGCTGATCAAGATGGTGATCGGCCCGCTGGTGTTCTCGACGCTCGTCGTCGGCATTGCGCACATGGGCGATGCGTCGTCGGTCGGGCGCGTGTTCGTGAAGGCGCTCGGCTGGTTCGTCACCGCGTCGCTGATCTCGCTGCTGCTCGGGCTGCTGATGGCGAACCTGCTGCGGCCGGGCGAGAATCTCGGCTTGCCGCTGCCGGACATCGGCGCGTCCGCGCATCTCGCGACGTCCAAGTTCACGCTGAAGGACTTCGTCGGCCACATGGTGCCGAAGTCGTTCGCCGAGGCGATGGCGAACAACGAAATCCTGCAGATCGTCGTGTTCTCGATGTTCTTCGGCGTCGCGCTGTCGGCGCTCGGCGAGCGCGGCAAGATCCTCGTCGCCGCGATCGACCAGCTCGCGCACGTGATGCTGAAGATCACCGGCTACGTGATGAAGCTCGCGCCGCTGGCGGTGATGGCCGCGATGGCGTCGACCGTCGCGATCAACGGGCTGTCGATCCTGCTGAAGTTCGCGGTATTCATGGGCGACTTCTACGTGAGCCTCGTGCTGCTGTGGACCACGCTCGTCGCCGCCGGGCTGCTGTTCCTCGGCCGCCGCGTGTTCAGGTTGCTCGTGCTGATCAAGGAAGCGTTCATGCTGTCGTTCGCGACCGCGAGCTCGGAAGCCGCGTACCCGAAGATCCTCGACGCGCTCGACCGTTTCGGTGTGCGCCGCAAGATCTCGAGCTTCGTGATGCCGATGGGTTATTCGTTCAACCTCGACGGCTCGATGATGTACTGCACGTTCGCGTCGCTGTTCATCGCGCAGGCCTACAACATCCACCTGTCGCTGGGCACGCAGGTCACGATGCTGCTGATCCTGATGCTGACGTCGAAGGGGATGGCCGGCGTCCCGCGCGCATCACTCGTCGTGATCGCGGCGACGCTGCATCAGTTCAACATCCCGGAAGCCGGGCTGCTGCTGATTCTCGGTGTCGACACGTTCCTCGACATGGGCCGCTCCGCCACGAACGCGGTGGGCAACTCGATCGCCAGCGCGGTGGTCGCGAAATGGGAAGGCGAGCTGATGTCGGAATCCGAAGCGCTGGCGCATGCCGCGCATCTCGATGCCGAACTGGAACGGCAGAACCGCGATCCGGCCTATGTCGCCGGTCAGACCACGTCGACCTGA
- a CDS encoding DUF3331 domain-containing protein, protein MNNPAAPWLMTVAAIGSFDMPSVSWGVPRRRTVTRDRLPSWDASSKPTINVLERPTADTVMISWCDACTGHYGYQKWRLFTARKRGVCALSGRPIAAGDSVYAPQLLGSTPGNAAAMVLAACIDEALAA, encoded by the coding sequence ATGAACAACCCTGCAGCGCCCTGGCTCATGACCGTTGCCGCGATCGGCAGCTTCGACATGCCGTCCGTTTCATGGGGCGTCCCGCGGCGGCGCACCGTCACGCGCGACCGCTTGCCGTCGTGGGACGCGTCGAGCAAGCCGACCATCAACGTGCTCGAACGGCCCACGGCCGACACCGTGATGATTTCGTGGTGCGATGCGTGCACCGGGCATTACGGCTACCAGAAGTGGCGACTGTTCACCGCGCGCAAGCGCGGCGTCTGTGCGCTGTCGGGGCGGCCGATCGCGGCCGGCGACAGCGTCTATGCGCCGCAATTGCTCGGTTCGACGCCGGGCAACGCCGCCGCGATGGTGCTCGCGGCGTGCATCGACGAGGCCCTGGCGGCCTGA
- a CDS encoding NAD(P)/FAD-dependent oxidoreductase, whose product MTTPTRIVIVGGGIAGLQLATRLGERLGRSGRAQVTIVDRSPTHIWKPMLHTIAAGTRDVQQQQVIFLAHARDHGYTYQPGELKGLDRARRRVQLGEIRSQDGEVVIEARELEYDVLILALGSQANDFGVPGVREHCYFIDSQQQAETFNEALRMRVFRSIARDEPFRVAIVGAGATGVELAAELSRLLEVAQAYGDETVRERLQLTLLESGPRILNAFPPRISASAQRRLEQIGFHVLTSTRVTSADANGFHYGDGSFAEADLMVWAAGVKAPDFMQALGGLDTNRANQVVVGPTLQATGDEHVFAIGDCASLLPDGQERPLPPTAQVATQQAEHLAKHLPAWLDGTPIPPFAFHDFGALVSISDYDAFGTLGQFGFFRGGFIQGRFAQFSHLMLYRRHQQALHGFSKATLLWIAERINGWVQPRIRLS is encoded by the coding sequence ATGACAACCCCTACACGCATCGTCATCGTCGGCGGCGGGATCGCCGGATTGCAGCTCGCGACCCGGCTGGGCGAGCGTCTCGGCCGGTCCGGGCGGGCGCAGGTCACCATCGTCGACCGCAGTCCGACCCACATCTGGAAGCCGATGCTGCACACGATCGCGGCCGGAACGCGCGACGTCCAGCAGCAGCAGGTGATCTTCCTCGCTCATGCCCGCGACCACGGCTACACGTACCAGCCTGGCGAACTGAAGGGGCTCGATCGTGCACGCCGCCGCGTGCAGCTCGGCGAGATCCGCTCGCAGGACGGCGAGGTGGTGATCGAGGCGCGTGAGCTCGAATACGACGTGCTGATCCTCGCGCTCGGCAGCCAGGCCAACGATTTCGGCGTGCCGGGCGTGCGCGAGCACTGCTACTTCATCGACAGCCAGCAACAGGCCGAGACCTTCAACGAAGCGTTGCGGATGCGCGTGTTCCGCAGCATCGCGCGCGACGAGCCGTTCCGCGTCGCGATCGTCGGCGCGGGCGCGACGGGCGTGGAGCTTGCGGCGGAGCTGAGCCGCCTGCTGGAAGTCGCACAGGCCTATGGCGACGAAACGGTGCGCGAGCGGCTGCAGCTCACGCTGCTCGAAAGCGGCCCGCGCATCCTGAACGCGTTTCCGCCGAGGATTTCCGCGTCGGCGCAGCGGCGCCTCGAACAGATCGGCTTTCACGTGCTGACGTCGACGCGCGTCACGTCGGCCGACGCCAACGGTTTCCACTACGGCGACGGTTCGTTTGCCGAAGCGGACCTGATGGTCTGGGCCGCTGGCGTGAAGGCGCCCGATTTCATGCAGGCGCTCGGCGGGCTCGACACGAACCGCGCGAACCAGGTCGTCGTCGGCCCCACGCTGCAGGCAACGGGCGACGAGCACGTGTTCGCGATCGGCGATTGCGCGAGCCTGCTGCCCGACGGCCAGGAACGGCCGCTGCCGCCCACCGCGCAGGTGGCGACGCAGCAGGCCGAACATCTCGCGAAGCACCTGCCCGCGTGGCTCGACGGCACGCCGATTCCGCCGTTCGCGTTCCACGATTTCGGCGCGCTCGTGTCGATCAGCGACTACGACGCGTTCGGCACGCTCGGGCAATTCGGGTTCTTTCGCGGCGGCTTCATCCAGGGGCGTTTCGCGCAGTTCAGCCACCTGATGCTCTACCGGCGGCACCAGCAGGCGCTGCACGGTTTCTCCAAGGCGACCTTGCTGTGGATCGCCGAACGGATCAACGGCTGGGTGCAGCCGCGCATCCGCCTGTCGTGA
- a CDS encoding TetR/AcrR family transcriptional regulator, with protein sequence MAEVTERVPSKRRTRGRPLADASVGPDVILRAARRTFAKRGYDATSVREVARELGIDAALIAHHFGTKETLWLAVVEQIVELAEPLFDALRTLRMSSLPHRDRVRRALELCVDHEFAEPDIGMFFSTAATEEGGRLDRLQERIVRPYHDAMFPLLTEAVDAGAIRPVDPDVLFFMIASAIGTTVSYSHMMLEYTSLPTRPEAFRQAVLAVVYNMIGD encoded by the coding sequence GTGGCTGAAGTCACTGAGCGCGTGCCGTCGAAGCGGCGTACGCGCGGGCGGCCGCTGGCGGATGCGTCCGTCGGTCCGGACGTGATATTGCGGGCCGCGCGCCGCACCTTCGCGAAGCGTGGCTACGACGCGACGAGCGTGCGCGAGGTCGCGCGCGAGTTGGGCATCGACGCGGCGCTGATCGCCCATCATTTCGGCACGAAGGAAACGTTGTGGCTGGCTGTCGTCGAGCAGATCGTCGAGCTGGCCGAGCCGCTGTTCGATGCGCTGCGTACGTTGCGCATGTCGTCGCTGCCGCATCGCGACCGGGTGCGGCGCGCATTGGAGCTATGCGTCGATCACGAGTTCGCGGAGCCGGACATCGGCATGTTCTTCTCGACCGCTGCGACCGAGGAGGGCGGGCGGCTCGATCGGCTGCAGGAGCGGATCGTGCGTCCGTATCACGATGCGATGTTTCCGCTGCTGACGGAGGCGGTCGACGCGGGAGCGATCCGCCCGGTCGATCCTGACGTGCTGTTCTTCATGATCGCGAGCGCGATCGGCACGACCGTGTCGTACAGCCACATGATGCTGGAGTACACGTCGCTGCCGACCCGGCCGGAGGCGTTCCGGCAGGCCGTGCTCGCAGTCGTGTACAACATGATCGGCGACTGA
- a CDS encoding LysR family transcriptional regulator, producing MIDLRQFRQFIAVAETLSFRRAAERLHMAQPPLSAAIRKLEDDLGVALLERDNRGSRLTPAGEAFLLEARRALEQAERAVAMARRAGAGLGGTLRLRFVDSTVNALLPLILRAFQERYPDVDFQLEEGTTAEQVLALRQDRTDVGLVVLPVADAGDVRVEPLLRDRMVAALPDGHRLAHRKRIALAELADEPWVMFAAHHGPGMHALIVTACARAGFAPRVVQQPRQMQTTAGLVAGGIGVALMPRLFVPMQPHGITFCELKDAGSPLAYELAIAYRTPSPLVDALRETARNAVGELGLVAAM from the coding sequence ATGATCGATCTACGCCAGTTCAGGCAATTCATCGCGGTGGCCGAGACGCTGAGCTTCCGGCGCGCGGCCGAGCGGCTGCACATGGCGCAGCCGCCACTCAGCGCGGCGATCCGCAAGCTGGAGGACGATCTGGGCGTGGCGCTGCTCGAACGCGACAACCGCGGCTCGCGACTCACGCCGGCCGGCGAAGCGTTCCTGCTCGAAGCGCGGCGTGCGCTCGAACAGGCCGAGCGCGCGGTAGCCATGGCCCGCCGCGCAGGCGCCGGCCTCGGCGGCACGCTGCGGCTCCGGTTCGTCGACAGCACGGTCAACGCGCTGCTGCCGCTGATCCTGCGCGCATTCCAGGAACGGTATCCGGACGTCGATTTCCAGCTCGAAGAAGGAACGACCGCCGAACAGGTGCTCGCGCTGCGCCAGGACCGTACGGACGTCGGCCTGGTCGTGCTGCCGGTGGCCGATGCCGGCGACGTGCGCGTCGAACCGCTGCTGCGCGACCGGATGGTCGCCGCGCTGCCCGACGGTCATCGGCTCGCGCACCGCAAGCGCATCGCGCTCGCCGAGCTGGCGGACGAACCGTGGGTCATGTTTGCGGCGCACCATGGGCCCGGCATGCACGCGCTGATCGTGACCGCGTGCGCGCGGGCCGGGTTCGCGCCGCGCGTGGTCCAGCAGCCGCGCCAGATGCAGACGACGGCCGGGCTCGTCGCGGGCGGCATCGGCGTCGCGCTGATGCCGCGCCTGTTCGTGCCGATGCAGCCGCACGGCATTACGTTCTGCGAACTGAAAGATGCGGGCAGCCCGCTTGCGTACGAGCTGGCGATCGCTTACCGCACGCCGTCGCCGCTCGTCGATGCGCTGCGCGAAACCGCGCGAAACGCGGTCGGCGAACTGGGGCTGGTTGCCGCGATGTGA
- a CDS encoding SDR family NAD(P)-dependent oxidoreductase codes for MAGNEQQRTAIVTGGSSGIGFAIASRLVEDGYRVAIVGRDVARLEAAVTRLGGAAIGQAGDLSVRREAEAAVAAIIARWPRIDVLVNNAGLTGRVGADTGADEAEDVWGTLLDANLKSLFLTTMAVLPHLAGRAARIVNIGSIAARAGSLLPGGLAYAAAKAGVEGFTVALARELGPRGATVNTVAPGYIADTRFFGDGGVAPAIAATIREQTPAGRAGHPDDIADAVAWLAGPRASFVTGATIAVNGGWRVG; via the coding sequence ATGGCGGGCAATGAACAGCAGCGAACGGCAATCGTCACGGGCGGGTCGAGCGGGATCGGCTTCGCGATCGCAAGCCGGCTGGTGGAGGACGGGTATCGCGTTGCGATCGTCGGGCGCGACGTTGCGCGGCTGGAGGCGGCTGTTACGCGTCTCGGCGGCGCGGCGATCGGGCAGGCCGGCGATTTGAGCGTGCGGCGCGAGGCGGAAGCGGCGGTCGCCGCGATCATCGCGCGGTGGCCGCGCATCGACGTGCTGGTCAACAACGCGGGGCTGACCGGCCGCGTCGGTGCGGATACCGGGGCGGACGAGGCCGAGGACGTGTGGGGCACCCTGCTCGACGCGAACCTGAAAAGCCTGTTCCTGACGACGATGGCCGTGTTGCCGCACCTGGCCGGCCGTGCCGCGCGGATCGTCAACATCGGCTCGATCGCGGCGCGCGCCGGCAGCCTGCTGCCGGGCGGGCTGGCGTATGCGGCCGCGAAGGCTGGCGTCGAAGGGTTCACCGTTGCGTTGGCGCGCGAACTCGGGCCGCGCGGTGCGACGGTCAATACGGTCGCGCCAGGTTATATCGCCGACACACGCTTCTTCGGCGACGGCGGCGTTGCGCCGGCCATCGCCGCGACGATCCGCGAGCAGACGCCGGCCGGCCGCGCCGGGCATCCGGATGACATCGCGGACGCGGTTGCGTGGCTCGCCGGGCCGCGCGCGTCGTTCGTCACGGGCGCGACGATCGCGGTGAACGGCGGCTGGCGCGTCGGGTGA
- the soxR gene encoding redox-sensitive transcriptional activator SoxR, with translation MGTPEEPKWPLMSIREVAARSGVPASTLRFYETRGLIKSHRNGSSHRHYSRAVLRLIAFIVFAQKIGYSLDEIAEQLVSLPEDTAPSNKDWQRLSRGWKQRVASRIEELQRLYINLDECIGCGCLSLKRCKLTNPEDRAGRNGPGARRWLGDKPPMDVE, from the coding sequence ATGGGTACCCCGGAAGAACCGAAATGGCCGCTGATGTCGATCCGCGAAGTGGCCGCGCGCAGCGGCGTGCCGGCATCGACGCTGCGGTTCTACGAGACGCGCGGGCTCATCAAGTCGCATCGGAACGGCTCAAGCCATCGTCACTACTCGCGCGCGGTGCTGCGGCTGATCGCGTTCATCGTGTTCGCGCAGAAGATCGGCTATTCGCTCGACGAAATCGCAGAACAGCTCGTCAGCCTCCCCGAGGACACCGCGCCGAGCAACAAGGACTGGCAGCGGCTGTCGCGCGGCTGGAAACAGCGCGTCGCGAGCCGGATCGAGGAGTTGCAGCGGCTCTACATCAACCTCGACGAATGCATCGGCTGCGGCTGCCTGTCGCTCAAGCGCTGCAAGCTGACCAACCCGGAAGATCGCGCGGGCCGCAACGGGCCCGGCGCGCGGCGCTGGCTCGGCGACAAGCCGCCGATGGATGTCGAATGA